The Deltaproteobacteria bacterium DNA segment CGGGTTGGGGCTGATGATGCCGCCGGTGTTGGTGGTGAGGTCGATGACGGAGTTCTTCATGGCGGGCACCTAGGCGACCTTCGAGTTGGCAGCAGCGCCGTTGAGCTTCTTGTGGATGCCGCGCGCGGCGGCCTTGCCACCGGCCACGGCGTCGACGGCTTCCTTGCCGCCGTTCACGCAGTCGCCGCCTGCGAAGTACTTGGGGTTGGAGGTCTGGAACTCGGCGTTCACCACCACGCGGCCCTTGTCGTCGAGCGCCACCTGGGGGAAGCCCTTCAAGAACTCGGCGCGCTTCGCCTGGCCGATGGCCTTGATGACCATGTCGCACTCGAGGGTCAGCTCGGCGCCGGTCTGCGCGTTCTTGCAGACGAGCTTCTCCGCCTTGCCGTTGCCCTCGATGCGCACCGGCGACGCGTGGAAGTAGAAGTCGCAGCCCATCGACTTGCCGATCTCGTACTCGTAGTCGTACGCGGGCATGTCGTCCTCGCCCTTGCGGTACACGATGGCGCTGCGCTCGGCGCCGAGGCGCTTGGCCTGGGTCACGGCGTCGATGGCGGTGTTGCCCGCGCCGATCACCAGCACGCGCTTGCCGACCTTCACATCGGCCGGCTTCTTGGTCTTCAGCTCTTCGATGAAGGTGAGCGCGTCGACCACGCCCGGCAGATCCTCGCCGGGGATGCCGAGCTTCTGGGTCGCGCCCAGGCCCACGCCGATGAAGATGGCGTCGAAGTCCTTCTCCAGCTCGGCCAGCGGCACGTCCTTGCCCACGTGCGTGTTCTGCTTGAAGTGCACACCGAGCTGCTCGAGCAGCTTGGCCTCGGCGATCGCGAAGTCGGTGTTGATCTTGTACTGGGCCATTGCGTACGTGTTCAGGCCGCCCGGCTGTGCGCGGTCGTCGAACACGGTGACCGAGTAGCCGAGGATCGCGAGCTCCGCCGCGCAGCCCAGTCCGGCAGGCCCGCCGCCGATGATCGCCACCTTCTTGCCCGTGGCCTTGCCGGCCTCGAAGAGCTGGATGTCGCGCTCCATCACGTGGTCGGTGGCCACGCGCTGCAGCCGGCCGATCTCGATGGGCGAGTGCTGCAGCGAGTTGTGCACGCAGGCGCCTTCGCAGAGCGCCTCCACCGGGCACACGCGCGCGCACGAGCCGCCGAGGATGTTGCTCTCGAAGATCACCCGCGCCGAGCCGACCAGGTTGCCGCTGGCGATCTTCTTGATGAACGCCGGCACGTCGATGTGCGTGGGGCAGGCGCGGGTGCAGGGCGCGTCGTAGCAGTAGAGGCAGCGGTTCGCCTCGCGGAGCGCCTCCGGCATGGTCATCGCCGGGTGGAGTTCCTTGAAGGGGCCGTCGGTGAGCACGGGCAGCTTGGC contains these protein-coding regions:
- a CDS encoding NAD(P)-dependent oxidoreductase is translated as MAKLPVLTDGPFKELHPAMTMPEALREANRCLYCYDAPCTRACPTHIDVPAFIKKIASGNLVGSARVIFESNILGGSCARVCPVEALCEGACVHNSLQHSPIEIGRLQRVATDHVMERDIQLFEAGKATGKKVAIIGGGPAGLGCAAELAILGYSVTVFDDRAQPGGLNTYAMAQYKINTDFAIAEAKLLEQLGVHFKQNTHVGKDVPLAELEKDFDAIFIGVGLGATQKLGIPGEDLPGVVDALTFIEELKTKKPADVKVGKRVLVIGAGNTAIDAVTQAKRLGAERSAIVYRKGEDDMPAYDYEYEIGKSMGCDFYFHASPVRIEGNGKAEKLVCKNAQTGAELTLECDMVIKAIGQAKRAEFLKGFPQVALDDKGRVVVNAEFQTSNPKYFAGGDCVNGGKEAVDAVAGGKAAARGIHKKLNGAAANSKVA